Proteins co-encoded in one Salvia splendens isolate huo1 chromosome 4, SspV2, whole genome shotgun sequence genomic window:
- the LOC121801432 gene encoding uncharacterized protein LOC121801432: MSSWIPQLFNPFSDGDDNPNPPEHPPPQKSPTAAARDDLSAVFRGVAAFLAPPPAATASEPASSSETIEGIKSDLAEIQGTFRSGLSLISSKISSNLLQLQNQLGDRDDGSDDAEEDEEDGLGISDEILDFVSKISRRRELWTDFPLSLPDDDFHLSDYQREHAANIEHLVPDFETLRQIICTQMSTEKFWLIYFILLLPRLNDKDLKLLSTPQVAEARETLFKQLQNKNDQETSEGPASSDAKDASAETVNPTQLKETVEEPESESRHQPNASTETLNPTQPRETVEEPESESGHHSSAVETRPLTDAQKQSPNGEDVSFSDLEDDEDDDPSEKLSSAPRASTSDKTWVQLDESSGSQGPKQNACQGVSKDKESEGEDSNDWLTVDDTDFDSLGAV, encoded by the exons ATGTCATCTTGGATCCCTCAACTCTTCAATCCCTTCTCCGACGGCGATGATAATCCCAATCCGCCTGAACATCCCCCACCCCAGAAAAGCCCCACCGCCGCCGCTAGGGATGATCTCTCAGCCGTGTTCCGCGGCGTCGCCGCCTTTCTTGCGCCTCCCCCTGCGGCGACGGCGTCTGAGCCGGCTTCCTCATCGGAGACAATTGAGGGGATTAAGAGTGATTTGGCTGAAATTCAGGGCACATTCAGATCAGGGCTGTCGTTAATTTCGTCGAAGATTAGTTCAAATCTGCTGCAGCTCCAGAATCAACTCGGTGATAGAGATGATGGGAGTGATGATGCGGAAGAAGATGAGGAAGATGGATTGGGAATTAGTGATGAGATTCTGGATTTTGTTTCGAAAATCTCGAGGCGGCGGGAGCTGTGGACTGATTTCCCTCTTTCCTTGCCTGATGATG ATTTTCATTTGTCGGATTATCAGAGAGAACATGCGGCAAATATTGAACATTTAGTACCCGACTTTGAGACGCTGAGGCAAATAATCTGCACTCAAATGAGCACAGAGAAGTTTTGGcttatctactttattctacTTCTCCCCAGGTTGAATGACAAAGATCTGAAGCTTCTCTCGACTCCACAG GTTGCCGAAGCAAGGGAGACACTTTTCAAGCAGCTACAAAATAAGAATGATCAGGAAACCTCCGAAGGCCCTGCATCATCTGATGCTAAGGATGCATCTGCCGAGACTGTAAATCCAACTCAACTGAAAGAGACTGTTGAAGAACCTGAATCTGAATCCAGACATCAGCCTAATGCATCCACCGAGACTCTAAATCCAACTCAACCGAGAGAGACTGTTGAAGAACCTGAATCTGAATCCGGCCATCATTCTTCTGCAGTTGAGACACGTCCACTGACTGATGCTCAAAAGCAATCTCCCAACGGGGAGGATGTATCGTTTAGTGATCTTGAAGACGACGAAGATGATGATCCATCAGAGAAGCTATCATCAGCACCTAGGGCATCAACGAGCGACAAAACGTGGGTTCAACTGGACGAGAGCTCTGGATCTCAGGGTCCTAAGCAGAACGCGTGCCAAGGTGTCTCGAAAGATAAAGAATCAGAAGGTGAAGACTCGAACGACTGGCTCACCGTTGATGATACTGATTTCGACAGCTTGGGAGCAGTGTGA
- the LOC121799311 gene encoding 36.4 kDa proline-rich protein-like: protein MASLKILSVLLISILSTSSASLLKPDCSSCSEPSPTADPNLPLPPVGIPKLPLPPVGIPKLPLPHVGIPKLPLPPVGIPKVPLLPPVLGKPKGKGKGGCPTPSKGETCPIDTLKLGACVDLLGGLVHVVLGDPAVNECCPVISGLAEVEAAACLCTTLKVKALNLQIFVPLALELLVTCGKAPPPGYTCSL from the coding sequence ATGGCTTCTTTGAAGATCTTATCCGTCCTCCTCATCTCCATCCTCTCCACATCCTCCGCTTCCCTCCTCAAACCCGACTGCAGTTCCTGCTCCGAGCCCTCCCCCACCGCCGACCCTAACCTCCCCCTCCCGCCAGTCGGAATCCCCAAACTGCCCCTACCACCCGTCGGCATCCCAAAACTGCCCCTCCCGCACGTTGGAATCCCCAAATTGCCCCTCCCGCCAGTCGGCATCCCCAAAGTGCCACTTCTGCCGCCAGTTTTGGGGAAGccgaagggcaagggcaagggcggGTGCCCTACGCCCTCAAAGGGAGAGACGTGCCCCATCGACACGTTGAAGCTGGGCGCATGCGTGGACCTTCTAGGAGGGCTGGTGCACGTGGTGTTGGGAGACCCCGCAGTGAACGAGTGCTGCCCCGTCATCTCCGGCCTCGCCGAGGTAGAAGCCGCCGCCTGCCTCTGCACCACCCTCAAGGTCAAGGCACTCAACCTCCAAATCTTCGTTCCTTTAGCTCTGGAGCTCTTGGTCACCTGCGGCAAGGCTCCGCCGCCCGGCTACACTTGCTCTCTCTAA